The bacterium region AACGGTTTTGGGTCATTGGACATAATGGTACGGGGCTTGAAGACTGGCTAGGCCGCTGCCTCCGCTCAGCTATTCTGATTCAGTTCTGTGACACTTTTTGCAGTTTCCAAAAAAGTATCAGAACTTCGGTGATGCAGGTTGTATGTACTACCTCGTTCCTCCCTTTCAAATTGGCCAAAATCTGCTTCTGCCTAACTACCCGTTCCTACACATTCGGGTGCAATCCGGTCACAATCAGCCGATCGTGGTTTTTCTCTATCCGTGAAAGGAAGAAGAACATTCACAATCTGACGCGTAACATCGACGGATGACGAAGCCAGAAAGATATTTATAAAATCAAACTGCGCGCGGCCACCCCGCCCTAAAGGACGGGGTATGCTTCGGGCCGCGCGCCCTCACGCCCGGTTTTATGGAATCCTGAAACCGTCGAGCTTTCGTTGACCAGATACCTTTGGTCAGAATTATAGTAACTCTGTTTACGGTTCCCAGAGAGTCCTTGTTAATCAAATTTAAGAAAATATGAAAACCGGGCGAGGGTTCACTTCATCCCCAACCTGAAGGTCGGGGTATTCGTGACCCTCCGCGCTCCCGATGTAATAAAATAAAATGCGGCCATTTTGGCTTAAAAAAAGACAACCTGGCCAGGTAGGTTATTCATGGTCTGGTGGAGATGAGGCCAGCCTCCAAAGCGGCTTTTTCTGAGGCCAAGTGTGATCTCCTACCTGGCAGGTTGTGTCTGCATCGTCTCACACCTGAGCATATCAGATACTTCTTCGGCTGCCTTTGCGATTGAGCAGTCCGCATTGTGGGTGTCGCATCCGAAACAGGCACTCTTGATTGCTTTCAACGATTCCTCTGCCTTTTCTTTGGACATGTTTTTGTCCGTGTACTTCCATGTCGGCATTTTTCTCACCAGACAATAATGAGTGCGTTATCAATATATACTTTAGCGTTATAATAGTATACAAGGTGTAATTTAATGTACAAGATTAACTCTGAGATACAAAATAAGAACCTTTTTATCGTTTGCGATTCTTGATGTTATCATGAATGCAGATCTTCAAGGTGAAGTTAATGAATATTTAACCAATACTGACGAGAGAACGAAAATCTAAGCGTGCATTTTCTTGGACGTAGGTCAGGGCAAGGCGGGGATTATCCAGAACCCGGAAGGTTAAATGGGACCCAGCATCTTGAATCTCCTTATGCGATCGATTCCAGGCATCAGACATCTCCTGAAACAACCTCTGAGCATCCGCATGCTGCCCAGCTTCCTGGTGATCGGGTGATGCGAGCCGAACTCCTGCTGCTCCAGCTCCTTGATCCGCCAGATATCTGATAGGAGCTTGCCGACTTCCTTCGTTATGTACTTGCGATTCTGCTTAGTAATGAGTCCACCTAGTTTTTCTTTCTGCAAAGTTTTAATGGGCAAGAAGGAGACATGAGACCATGGCATACGAGATCGCACTCGACAGGGCATGGAATGAGATTGTAGCGCTAGCTTCGACTCCAAAATACATCGTCCAGCTCCAAATGGATATTTATGAGGTAAGGGTAATCGACAGGGTCGTCCAGTTGAAATCGTCCGGCGCTGTCGCAAACGAAGGTATGTCTATACTTATCCTTCACTACCTCATCGGCATCCTAAAGCACGGCTATAAACAGAAAGGAGAATGGATTTCGTTCAAAGAAGTCTGGGGTGGACAAAGCTTTTATCCAGCCTTTCAGGACCGCACTCTCAGGCCGCTAGTGGAAAGCCTCAAAAGAGATCCTGATGGCCTGTTCAAGGATTTGACGGAGCGTCTTGGAGGCCAGCTTGTGGA contains the following coding sequences:
- a CDS encoding DUF3786 domain-containing protein, whose amino-acid sequence is MAYEIALDRAWNEIVALASTPKYIVQLQMDIYEVRVIDRVVQLKSSGAVANEGMSILILHYLIGILKHGYKQKGEWISFKEVWGGQSFYPAFQDRTLRPLVESLKRDPDGLFKDLTERLGGQLVEGGDLSVELVTFPEVRVRIIFWYGDEELPPEMTILFDRGLAEVITTEDIAVLLHFVAESIVGQEL